The proteins below come from a single Natrinema sp. SYSU A 869 genomic window:
- a CDS encoding HalOD1 output domain-containing protein: MAEELFSGRYTWSSTTPTVAVVNAIAGIEDVEPTDLSTALGTTMYEHINPEALDTVVTTGTHPEIAFSVDNYRVEINGNELSITAGGDT, from the coding sequence ATGGCAGAAGAACTGTTCTCCGGTCGATACACCTGGTCGAGTACGACGCCAACCGTTGCTGTCGTCAACGCCATCGCCGGCATCGAAGATGTCGAGCCGACCGATCTGTCGACGGCACTCGGGACGACCATGTACGAGCACATCAATCCAGAGGCGCTCGACACGGTCGTCACCACCGGGACACATCCCGAAATCGCGTTTTCCGTCGACAACTATCGAGTCGAGATCAACGGAAACGAGCTGTCGATCACCGCTGGCGGCGACACCTGA
- the nreA gene encoding DNA repair protein NreA — protein sequence MRLDDYIEDLEPDEEAERRRLAKEKSYAITDHLEEFERKFDDALSGDTLVGSTSPSIFVGRSNYPDIPVGLLSPVGDEDAAEEYVTDGDWYQQGYAIDDVLQRRTGLLNSSKRANVDSPSIASRMTPNVDDVWDGFVGVQREVAIADRPVDLEIGLDDKPDLGLDAGTDVATPRGPRASARGADLRENPHVPQPVKKTLEDDDWQAEGAMTYLYRRGFDVYEINSILSAGALGQTKQRRLVPTRWSITAVDDTVGKFLRGGIRNAPSIDEVQVWANEYVGNRYWIVLAPGNWEFELVEMKAPGSIWNPDPEDNLWMASASEGYEGRSSYVEETAGAYYAARLGVLEYLESIGRQAKCLVLREVSDDYWAPVGVWQVRESVRNAFDGRYGESETFHEAVSEVATQLPVSYARLRRKSELAAGLQSNLSAFSTLD from the coding sequence ATGCGCCTCGACGACTACATCGAGGACTTAGAGCCCGACGAGGAGGCCGAGCGTCGCCGCCTCGCAAAGGAGAAGTCCTACGCAATCACGGACCATCTCGAGGAGTTCGAACGAAAGTTCGACGACGCGCTGAGCGGCGATACCCTCGTCGGTTCGACCTCCCCCTCGATCTTCGTCGGTCGATCGAACTATCCGGACATCCCCGTCGGACTGCTCTCTCCGGTCGGCGACGAGGACGCCGCCGAGGAGTACGTCACCGACGGCGACTGGTACCAGCAGGGGTACGCGATCGACGACGTGCTCCAGCGCCGAACCGGACTCCTGAACTCGAGCAAGCGCGCGAACGTGGACTCGCCGAGCATCGCGAGCCGGATGACGCCGAACGTCGACGACGTCTGGGACGGCTTCGTCGGCGTCCAGCGCGAGGTCGCCATCGCCGACCGGCCGGTGGACCTCGAGATCGGGCTGGACGACAAACCCGACCTCGGCCTCGATGCGGGTACCGACGTGGCGACGCCGCGGGGTCCCCGGGCCAGCGCTCGCGGCGCAGACCTCCGGGAGAACCCCCACGTTCCGCAACCGGTCAAGAAAACCCTCGAGGACGACGACTGGCAGGCCGAAGGGGCAATGACCTACCTCTACCGGCGCGGCTTCGACGTCTACGAGATCAATTCGATTCTCTCTGCGGGCGCGCTCGGACAGACGAAACAGCGCCGGCTGGTCCCGACCCGATGGTCGATCACGGCCGTCGACGACACCGTCGGGAAGTTCCTGCGCGGGGGCATCCGGAACGCGCCCAGCATCGACGAGGTGCAGGTTTGGGCCAACGAGTACGTCGGCAACCGTTACTGGATCGTCCTCGCACCGGGCAACTGGGAGTTCGAACTCGTCGAGATGAAAGCCCCCGGCAGCATCTGGAACCCGGATCCCGAAGACAACCTCTGGATGGCCAGCGCCTCGGAAGGGTATGAGGGCCGCTCGAGCTACGTCGAGGAGACCGCGGGGGCCTACTACGCCGCCCGGCTGGGCGTCCTCGAGTACCTCGAGTCGATCGGCCGGCAGGCGAAGTGTCTCGTTTTGCGGGAAGTGTCGGACGACTACTGGGCCCCGGTTGGCGTCTGGCAGGTCCGCGAGAGCGTTCGAAACGCCTTCGACGGGAGATACGGCGAGTCGGAAACCTTCCACGAAGCGGTTTCTGAGGTCGCGACCCAGCTGCCAGTTTCCTACGCGCGATTGCGGCGCAAATCCGAACTCGCGGCCGGGTTGCAGTCCAATCTGAGTGCCTTCTCTACCCTGGATTGA
- a CDS encoding metal-dependent hydrolase, translating into MNKKGHVLNAVLLSIGLGYLLEPAGDLETFRTIAMIGVPVSLGALFPDVDTAFGKHRKTLHNLPILVGFLAFPYVFNNLEYVWIGVLTHYVLDIAGSKRGIALFYPVWKEEFGLPIGVAVSSERADLMMMVVTVAELLLVALIVFEIPQWGFEIGRRALGI; encoded by the coding sequence ATGAACAAGAAGGGGCACGTGCTGAATGCCGTCTTATTGAGTATTGGACTTGGGTATCTACTCGAGCCAGCAGGCGATTTGGAGACGTTCAGAACGATCGCCATGATCGGTGTACCGGTTTCGCTCGGCGCACTGTTTCCGGACGTCGACACCGCCTTCGGCAAGCACCGGAAGACGTTGCATAACCTGCCGATTCTGGTCGGCTTTCTCGCCTTTCCGTACGTGTTCAATAACCTCGAGTACGTCTGGATCGGCGTGTTGACCCATTACGTCCTCGATATCGCAGGGAGCAAGCGCGGAATCGCGCTGTTCTATCCTGTTTGGAAGGAGGAGTTCGGACTCCCAATCGGCGTCGCGGTCAGCAGCGAGCGCGCCGATCTGATGATGATGGTAGTCACCGTCGCCGAACTCCTCCTCGTCGCGCTGATCGTCTTCGAGATTCCGCAGTGGGGCTTCGAGATAGGACGGCGGGCACTCGGGATCTAG
- a CDS encoding AI-2E family transporter: MDVRTTFLALLVAALCGLAALLVLPLVEYVLAACLLAVVLRPAYERLEPQVGPRFAGLACTSIAVVAGIVPLLLISLVVLRTAVSTLESFDGGQIVAYGRDIARNDLGLADESVATLESVMRSELEGSIPDVAELTLARTIDIVTTGMDVAVGVLVIVFLLYYLLVDGAAFVTWLREIAPLDADVLDELFTEVHDVTWAVLRTHVFVAVVQGVLGGVGLALLGVPYATTLGVVLMFAAVLPTVGVWLVWGPVTVAHAVSSDPVRAVVLLGYGIAVLTVTDNYLRAYLVDRGSGLHPATALLGVVGGIYLFGVVGLFVGPVVLATFKACVTVVNRIERVEPEESESSIDREQTFVETE, encoded by the coding sequence ATGGACGTCCGAACGACGTTTCTCGCCCTCCTCGTCGCCGCCCTCTGCGGGCTCGCCGCCCTGCTGGTCCTCCCGCTCGTGGAGTACGTACTGGCGGCCTGTCTGCTCGCAGTCGTCCTCCGACCGGCTTACGAGCGACTCGAGCCGCAAGTTGGCCCGCGGTTCGCCGGACTCGCGTGTACCAGCATCGCCGTCGTCGCCGGCATCGTCCCGCTGCTCCTCATCTCGCTGGTCGTGCTCCGTACCGCCGTCTCGACCCTCGAGTCATTCGACGGGGGCCAGATCGTGGCGTACGGTCGTGACATCGCTCGAAACGATCTGGGACTGGCCGACGAGTCGGTCGCCACACTCGAGTCCGTGATGCGATCGGAGCTCGAGGGATCGATTCCGGACGTCGCGGAACTGACGCTAGCCCGAACCATCGATATCGTGACGACGGGCATGGATGTCGCGGTCGGAGTGCTCGTCATCGTCTTTCTGCTGTACTATCTGTTGGTCGACGGTGCCGCGTTCGTCACCTGGCTCCGCGAAATTGCACCGCTCGATGCTGACGTACTCGACGAACTGTTCACGGAGGTTCACGACGTGACCTGGGCGGTCCTTCGTACTCATGTGTTCGTCGCGGTCGTCCAAGGGGTGCTCGGCGGCGTGGGACTCGCACTGCTCGGCGTCCCGTACGCGACCACGTTGGGGGTTGTTCTCATGTTCGCTGCGGTTCTCCCGACGGTCGGCGTCTGGCTCGTCTGGGGCCCAGTCACCGTCGCCCACGCGGTCTCGAGCGATCCCGTGCGCGCCGTTGTCCTGTTGGGATACGGAATCGCCGTGCTCACCGTGACGGATAACTATCTGCGTGCGTACCTCGTCGACCGGGGATCGGGTCTGCATCCAGCGACGGCCCTGCTGGGCGTCGTCGGTGGCATCTACCTCTTCGGGGTGGTTGGACTGTTCGTCGGTCCCGTCGTACTCGCGACGTTCAAAGCCTGCGTGACGGTTGTTAATCGGATCGAGCGGGTCGAGCCGGAAGAATCCGAGTCCAGTATCGACCGCGAGCAGACCTTCGTCGAAACGGAGTAA
- a CDS encoding TRC40/GET3/ArsA family transport-energizing ATPase, with protein sequence MSGIDVEPVDEEDETTSRDSDDAHTIEVTPTDSVDDAATDERETIDVEPSDEPIDGPDYVLYGGKGGVGKTTMAAATALDSARGGTRTLVVSTDPAHSLSDTFETDIPAEPGRIRDDIPLYAAEIDPEAAIEAGETPFGGPGAGEDGESPFPGGEGGGSPFPGGEGAEGGPLGGLGDMLGGDSPMDALFGGAMPGADEAAAMQLLLEYMDDERFERVIVDTAPTGHTLRLLQLPEIMDTMMGRLMKFRQRISGMLDGVKGMFGGDEGTDDSDLEDLEELRERIERLRAALRDPARTDFRIVMVPEEMSVFESKRLRQQLREFEIPVGTVVVNRVMEPLSNVTDDVDGQFLQPNLEDCEFCQRRWDVQQGALAEAQDLFRGTDVRRVPLFAEEVRGEDMLEVVAACLR encoded by the coding sequence ATGAGCGGCATCGACGTCGAGCCGGTCGACGAGGAAGACGAGACGACGAGCAGGGATAGCGACGACGCACACACGATCGAGGTAACGCCGACGGACTCCGTCGACGACGCGGCGACGGACGAGCGCGAGACCATCGACGTCGAGCCGTCGGACGAGCCGATCGACGGCCCCGACTACGTCCTCTACGGCGGGAAAGGCGGCGTCGGAAAGACGACGATGGCGGCCGCGACCGCCCTCGACAGCGCCCGAGGCGGTACCCGAACGCTGGTCGTTTCGACCGACCCGGCCCACTCGCTCTCGGACACATTCGAGACCGATATCCCGGCCGAACCCGGCCGGATCCGGGACGATATCCCCCTCTACGCGGCCGAGATCGATCCCGAGGCCGCGATCGAAGCGGGAGAGACCCCCTTCGGCGGTCCGGGCGCGGGGGAAGATGGGGAATCGCCCTTCCCCGGCGGTGAGGGCGGCGGGTCCCCATTCCCCGGTGGCGAGGGTGCCGAGGGCGGCCCCCTCGGCGGCCTGGGTGACATGCTCGGCGGCGACTCACCAATGGACGCCCTCTTCGGCGGTGCGATGCCCGGAGCCGACGAGGCCGCCGCGATGCAACTCCTGCTCGAGTACATGGACGACGAGCGCTTCGAGCGTGTGATCGTCGACACGGCTCCGACGGGCCACACGCTTCGATTGCTACAGCTCCCCGAAATTATGGACACGATGATGGGCCGACTAATGAAATTCCGCCAGCGCATCAGTGGGATGCTCGACGGCGTCAAGGGGATGTTCGGCGGTGACGAAGGCACCGACGACAGCGATCTCGAGGACTTAGAGGAACTGCGCGAGCGCATCGAGCGCTTGCGAGCCGCGCTGCGTGATCCAGCGCGGACGGACTTCCGGATCGTCATGGTCCCCGAAGAGATGAGCGTCTTCGAATCAAAGCGGCTGCGCCAGCAGCTTCGAGAGTTCGAAATCCCCGTCGGGACCGTTGTCGTCAACCGCGTGATGGAGCCACTGTCAAACGTCACCGACGACGTCGACGGGCAGTTCCTGCAGCCAAATCTCGAGGACTGCGAGTTCTGTCAGCGCCGCTGGGACGTCCAGCAGGGTGCGCTGGCCGAGGCACAGGACCTCTTCCGCGGTACCGACGTCCGTCGAGTACCGCTGTTTGCCGAGGAGGTCCGCGGCGAGGACATGCTCGAGGTCGTAGCGGCCTGCCTCCGATAG
- a CDS encoding S8 family serine peptidase — MNQLGGRSRRSVLKRVVEGGIVLGSVGAVSAGDRSVPADQEVYVVLAGDSELRGRIERAGFEILNELADGSIFIVQGAAEKAAELRAAAVAIELVPNETFVLDTMEAAATDGESGDEPEPLYEDQWDKQLTRAQAAHDRATGEGATLAVIDSGVSHSHPDLEPRLDADRGRLFRNGHVHTGVGEVTVAEESSLLLQPTKTATRPVAADVYGHGSHVAGIAAAPRNDAGIVGMAPDATIVPLRPAFYKDATDVYDELSDIDEEYGVLVTTIADMLLAIDYAVEIGVDVINLSLRKVWPGDSRSFAAFRRIASHAIEQGTVVVAAAGNEMVDLDHDSRYFLPAGIPDAITVAATGPTDKRSHYSNYGDGTIDVAAPGGGYETLDKTMSEEPARVEYPAPTNYVLSSVPEEIYGRQYEYFSGTSMAAPQVAGLACLLRELAPDLHPRRVEQAITESAVDLSGEYTSGLGTGRIDAPAAIDRISDRV, encoded by the coding sequence ATGAATCAGTTAGGCGGACGATCGAGGCGATCGGTACTGAAACGAGTCGTGGAAGGCGGTATCGTACTGGGTAGTGTCGGCGCTGTGAGCGCGGGCGACCGGTCGGTGCCAGCCGACCAGGAGGTCTATGTCGTCTTGGCAGGCGATTCCGAACTCCGCGGTCGGATCGAACGCGCCGGGTTCGAAATCCTGAACGAACTCGCCGACGGATCGATCTTCATCGTTCAGGGTGCCGCCGAGAAGGCAGCGGAACTTCGGGCGGCGGCGGTCGCGATTGAACTCGTGCCGAACGAAACGTTCGTCCTCGACACGATGGAAGCTGCCGCGACCGACGGGGAATCCGGCGATGAACCGGAACCGCTGTACGAAGACCAGTGGGACAAGCAACTCACACGCGCGCAAGCGGCCCATGATCGCGCGACCGGCGAGGGGGCGACGCTCGCCGTCATCGACTCCGGTGTCAGTCACTCCCATCCGGACCTTGAACCGCGACTCGACGCCGACCGCGGTCGTCTCTTTCGCAACGGACACGTTCACACGGGCGTCGGAGAGGTTACCGTCGCCGAAGAATCGAGTCTGCTCCTCCAGCCGACGAAGACGGCAACCCGACCCGTCGCCGCCGACGTATACGGGCACGGATCTCACGTCGCTGGGATCGCGGCTGCACCGCGTAATGACGCCGGGATCGTCGGTATGGCACCCGATGCGACGATCGTCCCGCTTCGCCCAGCGTTCTATAAGGACGCTACCGACGTGTACGACGAACTGTCCGACATCGACGAGGAATACGGCGTTCTGGTCACGACGATCGCCGACATGCTCCTCGCGATCGACTACGCGGTCGAAATTGGCGTCGATGTAATCAATCTCAGTCTCCGGAAGGTCTGGCCCGGCGACAGCCGGTCGTTCGCAGCGTTTCGACGGATAGCCAGTCATGCGATTGAGCAGGGAACCGTGGTCGTGGCCGCGGCCGGTAACGAGATGGTCGACCTCGATCACGACTCGAGATACTTCCTCCCGGCCGGTATCCCCGATGCGATCACCGTCGCGGCGACTGGCCCGACAGACAAGCGGAGCCACTACTCCAATTACGGCGACGGAACGATCGACGTTGCCGCGCCCGGCGGCGGCTACGAGACGCTCGACAAGACCATGAGCGAAGAGCCGGCGCGCGTCGAGTATCCCGCTCCGACGAACTACGTTCTGTCGTCGGTGCCCGAAGAAATCTACGGTAGACAGTACGAATACTTCTCGGGGACGTCGATGGCCGCACCACAGGTCGCCGGTCTGGCGTGTCTACTCCGCGAACTCGCTCCCGATCTGCATCCGCGCCGCGTCGAACAGGCGATCACGGAGAGCGCGGTCGACCTCTCCGGCGAGTACACGTCGGGGCTCGGAACCGGCCGCATCGACGCGCCGGCCGCGATCGACCGCATCTCGGACCGCGTCTAA
- a CDS encoding DUF5789 family protein — protein MSDEDEDTEPAVSLGEHTPVEGAPLARVSSRLTWPKEKSEVDRLEGDAVIRTPDGPQELSTVLKSVDETYFQRHQEFEGHVRDVIGTGPIPTADE, from the coding sequence ATGAGCGACGAGGACGAGGACACGGAGCCGGCAGTCTCGCTCGGAGAACACACTCCCGTCGAGGGTGCACCGCTCGCCCGCGTGAGTTCGCGGCTAACCTGGCCCAAAGAGAAGAGCGAGGTCGACCGTCTCGAAGGCGACGCCGTCATTCGAACGCCCGACGGGCCACAGGAGCTCTCGACCGTCCTCAAGTCGGTCGACGAGACGTACTTCCAGCGCCACCAGGAGTTCGAGGGTCACGTCCGAGACGTGATCGGGACCGGACCGATTCCGACCGCGGACGAGTAG
- a CDS encoding pyridoxal phosphate-dependent aminotransferase, with translation MNYETPLFFRVMEYADAADRDVIDMVSGNPDWEPPEALREGLREYADLEPDRFQYPPSEGVLELREEIAARRGVDVGQIVVTNGTGEANYLAMARALERESGDEILLTDPVYPYYPGKTTMLEGTQSYVPTDDEGQLDPDDVRAAASEETAAIVVNTPNNPMGAVYPAETMRELINITEEYDAVLISDEVYDHYDLSGEFASALETDSAHRIVTNGFSKSMAITGVRVGYAIFPPELVDDAKSRHMLVNVATTRPGQYAVLKALRETGPDYNERNRDRLRERVETFTAALDAAGAEYTRPDGSFYVMAHFDGYPGTLENVERLIDEAGVAGMPGEAFGSSRTEWLRFALVTPRVEEAAQRLAAYFG, from the coding sequence ATGAACTACGAGACGCCGCTGTTCTTCCGCGTGATGGAGTACGCGGACGCGGCGGACCGCGATGTCATCGACATGGTCAGTGGGAACCCCGACTGGGAGCCCCCCGAGGCGCTCCGCGAGGGCCTGCGGGAGTACGCCGACCTCGAGCCAGATCGGTTCCAATACCCGCCCAGTGAGGGCGTACTCGAGTTGCGCGAGGAGATCGCTGCACGTCGAGGCGTCGACGTCGGTCAGATCGTCGTCACGAACGGGACCGGCGAGGCGAACTACCTCGCGATGGCGCGGGCCCTCGAACGCGAGAGCGGCGACGAAATCCTGCTGACTGATCCAGTTTATCCCTACTACCCGGGAAAGACAACGATGCTCGAGGGGACCCAATCGTACGTCCCGACGGACGACGAGGGGCAACTGGACCCCGATGACGTCCGCGCGGCCGCGAGCGAGGAGACGGCCGCGATCGTCGTGAATACGCCGAACAATCCGATGGGCGCGGTCTACCCCGCTGAGACGATGCGGGAACTAATCAACATTACCGAGGAATACGACGCCGTCCTGATCAGCGATGAGGTGTACGACCACTATGACCTCTCGGGGGAGTTCGCGAGCGCGCTCGAGACCGACTCCGCCCACCGGATCGTCACCAACGGCTTTTCGAAGTCGATGGCGATCACCGGCGTTCGCGTGGGATATGCGATTTTCCCGCCAGAACTCGTCGACGACGCTAAGAGCCGCCACATGCTGGTCAACGTCGCCACCACTCGCCCCGGCCAGTACGCGGTTCTGAAAGCGTTGCGCGAGACGGGCCCAGACTACAACGAGCGCAATCGTGACCGCCTCCGCGAGCGCGTCGAGACGTTCACCGCTGCGCTCGACGCCGCCGGAGCGGAGTACACGCGCCCGGACGGCTCGTTCTACGTGATGGCGCACTTCGACGGCTATCCGGGGACGCTCGAGAACGTCGAGCGGCTGATCGACGAGGCCGGCGTGGCCGGCATGCCCGGCGAGGCCTTCGGAAGTTCGCGGACGGAATGGCTGCGATTCGCTCTCGTCACGCCGCGCGTCGAAGAGGCAGCCCAACGGTTGGCGGCATATTTCGGGTGA
- a CDS encoding CPBP family glutamic-type intramembrane protease, with the protein MASESGRRGRWLSDHMRLSWVQKSLLVGAVLTVLWMRLVPTDLTQRVIVDGLLLIAGPLALGLSHGNRLGWRIDRVAVRNTILLAAFVLPFYIVGSTLPTIRAFYPIWETSAAPAAFVPHAIKLFVLALAAETYYRGLLCVGVKKLGFVAVFISPVVYMFHHASKPPIEFLLSGPTDVLFGAVDYKSNSILPSVVAHGGGLVLLDWLVLHDPVFDPVLVVRFLKWLPVPV; encoded by the coding sequence GTGGCCTCCGAGTCGGGACGACGTGGCCGTTGGCTCAGCGATCACATGAGGCTCTCCTGGGTTCAGAAGTCGTTACTGGTGGGTGCCGTACTGACGGTGCTATGGATGCGACTGGTTCCCACTGATCTGACCCAGCGGGTTATCGTCGATGGTCTCCTCCTGATCGCGGGGCCGCTCGCACTTGGACTCTCCCACGGGAATCGACTCGGCTGGCGAATCGATCGTGTCGCGGTTCGGAACACGATCCTGCTCGCTGCGTTCGTGCTTCCGTTCTACATCGTCGGCTCGACGTTACCCACGATCCGCGCGTTCTATCCGATCTGGGAGACGTCGGCTGCGCCGGCAGCGTTTGTCCCACACGCGATCAAACTCTTTGTCCTCGCGTTGGCCGCCGAGACCTACTACCGGGGCTTGCTCTGTGTCGGCGTCAAGAAACTCGGGTTCGTCGCGGTATTTATCAGCCCCGTCGTCTACATGTTCCACCACGCCTCGAAACCGCCCATTGAGTTCCTGCTGTCGGGGCCGACGGATGTCCTATTCGGTGCCGTCGACTACAAGTCGAACTCGATCCTCCCGTCGGTCGTCGCCCACGGCGGCGGACTCGTCTTGCTCGACTGGCTCGTCCTCCACGACCCGGTGTTTGATCCGGTACTCGTAGTGCGATTCCTCAAGTGGCTACCGGTCCCGGTGTAG
- a CDS encoding DUF302 domain-containing protein has protein sequence MALPIDPTKIDPADYGEHRAVLEMDHEEAIEHTREVFTEAGFGVPAEFSPSELLNEKVDADRDPYYVLGACNPEMADRVLDVTEQMGALFPCNVVVWEEEPGRQVVYHVSIMKIARLLGIAPDDENWQGIVDETSEMVDEAYATL, from the coding sequence ATGGCACTTCCCATCGACCCGACGAAGATCGATCCGGCGGACTACGGCGAACATCGAGCGGTCCTCGAGATGGACCATGAGGAAGCCATTGAACACACCCGCGAGGTGTTCACCGAGGCGGGGTTCGGCGTGCCGGCCGAGTTCTCGCCCTCGGAACTGTTAAACGAGAAGGTCGACGCGGACCGCGATCCTTACTACGTGCTTGGGGCCTGCAACCCCGAGATGGCGGATCGAGTGCTGGACGTGACCGAACAGATGGGGGCACTGTTCCCGTGTAACGTCGTCGTCTGGGAAGAAGAACCGGGCCGGCAGGTCGTCTACCACGTCTCGATCATGAAAATCGCGCGCCTACTCGGAATCGCTCCCGACGACGAGAACTGGCAGGGGATCGTCGACGAGACCAGCGAAATGGTCGACGAAGCGTACGCAACCCTCTAA
- a CDS encoding CinA family protein encodes MNDDIDRNLPMDVADALRDAEETLAVAESCTGGLIGAAITAVPGASDYFDSGLTTYAYDAKRRHLGVSREALDEHGAVSEPVAREMARGVRDVSDVTWGVSATGIAGPTGGTDVNPVGTVYIGVSYGAPWGSEGSYATVSRYVFDGDRAAVRAKTVEWALEDLLAEIEAR; translated from the coding sequence ATGAACGACGACATCGATCGCAACCTGCCGATGGACGTCGCCGACGCACTGCGTGACGCCGAGGAGACCCTGGCCGTCGCCGAATCCTGTACTGGCGGGCTGATCGGCGCGGCAATCACTGCCGTCCCGGGTGCGAGTGATTACTTCGATTCGGGCCTGACAACCTACGCCTACGATGCCAAGCGCCGCCACCTCGGTGTCAGTCGCGAGGCACTCGACGAGCACGGTGCGGTCTCCGAACCGGTCGCCCGCGAGATGGCACGGGGAGTTAGAGACGTCTCGGACGTGACGTGGGGCGTCTCGGCGACCGGGATCGCCGGTCCCACTGGCGGAACCGACGTGAACCCGGTCGGGACCGTCTACATCGGAGTTTCCTACGGGGCCCCATGGGGCAGCGAAGGGTCGTATGCGACTGTCTCCCGCTACGTCTTCGACGGCGACCGTGCGGCTGTTCGCGCGAAGACCGTCGAGTGGGCCCTCGAGGATCTGCTCGCCGAGATCGAGGCGCGGTGA